A single Candidatus Babeliales bacterium DNA region contains:
- a CDS encoding ankyrin repeat domain-containing protein yields the protein MKLKKIIIHVLMFVILCGMRPLIGAQSDPGGTQDIFHAVREGSLDSVTYWLDRGVAIDSTEYGETPLIAAVNNGLSEIATELIFRRANIEARGHGYTVLMLATASNLKEVVGLLLDKGALVEARDDQEDRTALMMAAESGYSAIVQLLLDRGADINAWDHLGKTALMLACASRELAMVQLLLDRKAVIDARDQEGKTPLMIAAEKGWMEGVQLFLDRGITIESMGKASFMMLLMHVVKVGPLAYVRELLDKGMILDFINQADLASLLIHAVRFGSLEVVRELLSGASVDAKDKDGKSALKIAVEKNRFDIVSELLARGARIEDAEAKIIFDKAVQDCNASLMRALQLQGFGRLINQDDPGKKPLLIASVKSNNYKRVKFLLESGANPRVKDKLGFDAFDYLFKKKNSELITLFNDFFPEDMGRREGAKAEFSGYILGQALLTPTELHYKKFEKEIELRYGMQLDNPIVRECIEKERIAYQQGNYVFYRAEPGKYRVYQYFLKELDAVVRSFGKKNSFIFTRFFKDAAQESTINEYVEKLQKMDQVGDMQNVLLSANIPLFGNVNNPGSCTWDYFIKNKEALRGVNLFKMFEHIFDVYGFDQKYIGALLKLNETTPIEKGSLQQIIIPKNIVDDVAMLASVGYAAPWRSVVDESCWKQQVDKIDNNKTIGRHTCIASIIDKYRSGEIAIDDAFQARILMNARYGLNPNSGIEFNMYADIPQEDLAAFGEQVKKVVDAIFGTWLAHQIGREGQLMGVERQAFRYILKNYGKGDPDRQKVFFNAFKAVQANKKQEVPAEPKKNEEEEKDDASQVREMGQVVAHVAAQVAREEIDSEVRKGVQYEAAREASLLEGDSPATIWQEYAARGDVTPARKESLFMEDCARNAVRNMRIPKKHSNVIRIATYNVHFWTNLLKRGSYNQILETIKAINADVLLLQEVRLFDEQKIHRDFSSMDYKYPAFMPMQLLGNDPFGNMIFSKYPFVGEPFKKVYASNKNVGGVRNFINAIIQLPDGDMLSVYDTHLDVHDATGVTRMQQVRELVEHAQRDSNNPNVLLAGDWNAVREKDYQYEVAGKSVWQMQTEQFLKRAGAKLGLKKIPTDALEYVEGNGFNDCFTLANATAPWYTVWAGTVVDFIFCAKTWNLPIVGSYVYFSAASDHLPVIMDVRMAKTKSAERGKAAQEESAAVAERKDQQKEQAIEG from the coding sequence ATGAAGTTAAAAAAAATAATTATCCATGTTTTGATGTTTGTTATTTTGTGTGGCATGCGCCCTCTGATTGGTGCGCAATCTGATCCTGGCGGAACGCAAGATATTTTTCATGCCGTTCGCGAGGGAAGTCTTGATTCTGTTACGTATTGGTTGGATCGGGGAGTTGCTATTGATAGTACAGAGTACGGTGAGACACCACTGATTGCAGCAGTAAATAATGGCCTGTCAGAGATAGCGACAGAGTTGATTTTTAGGAGAGCCAATATCGAAGCAAGGGGCCATGGTTATACCGTATTGATGTTGGCTACTGCATCGAACCTTAAAGAAGTAGTGGGGTTGTTGCTTGATAAAGGAGCGCTTGTTGAAGCTCGGGATGATCAAGAAGATAGAACTGCATTAATGATGGCTGCCGAGTCGGGGTATAGTGCAATTGTGCAGTTGCTGCTTGATAGAGGGGCGGATATTAACGCTTGGGATCATCTGGGCAAAACTGCATTGATGCTGGCTTGCGCATCGCGTGAGTTGGCGATGGTGCAATTGTTGCTTGATAGAAAAGCGGTGATTGATGCTCGAGATCAAGAGGGTAAGACTCCATTGATGATTGCTGCAGAAAAAGGATGGATGGAGGGGGTGCAGCTATTTCTTGATCGAGGGATTACCATTGAATCTATGGGCAAAGCGAGCTTTATGATGTTGCTGATGCATGTGGTCAAAGTTGGTCCTTTAGCGTACGTAAGAGAGTTGCTCGATAAAGGCATGATTCTTGATTTTATAAATCAAGCTGATCTTGCATCATTATTAATACATGCGGTTCGATTTGGTTCTTTAGAGGTAGTAAGAGAGTTGCTGAGCGGGGCTAGTGTTGATGCAAAAGATAAAGATGGTAAGAGTGCTTTGAAAATAGCGGTGGAGAAAAATCGATTTGATATAGTCAGCGAGTTGCTTGCAAGAGGAGCGCGCATTGAAGATGCAGAAGCGAAAATTATTTTTGATAAAGCAGTCCAAGATTGCAACGCTTCATTAATGAGAGCCTTGCAATTGCAGGGGTTTGGAAGGTTGATTAATCAAGACGATCCCGGGAAAAAACCGTTATTAATAGCAAGCGTTAAAAGTAATAATTATAAAAGGGTTAAGTTTTTATTAGAATCTGGAGCAAACCCGCGCGTGAAAGACAAATTAGGATTTGATGCATTTGATTATCTATTTAAAAAGAAAAATAGTGAGCTGATTACTCTTTTTAATGATTTTTTCCCCGAAGATATGGGCAGGCGAGAGGGTGCTAAAGCGGAGTTCAGTGGTTATATACTGGGACAAGCGCTCTTAACGCCAACCGAACTGCATTATAAAAAATTTGAGAAAGAAATAGAGCTTCGCTATGGTATGCAGCTTGATAATCCGATTGTGCGAGAGTGTATTGAAAAGGAGCGCATTGCATATCAGCAAGGTAACTATGTCTTTTATCGAGCAGAGCCGGGTAAATATAGAGTATATCAATATTTTTTAAAAGAATTAGATGCGGTAGTGCGGTCATTTGGTAAAAAGAATTCATTTATTTTTACCCGTTTTTTTAAAGATGCTGCGCAAGAAAGTACTATTAATGAGTATGTAGAAAAGCTGCAAAAGATGGATCAGGTTGGTGACATGCAGAATGTTCTACTGTCAGCCAATATACCGTTATTTGGTAATGTAAATAATCCTGGTAGTTGTACATGGGATTATTTTATAAAGAATAAAGAAGCGCTCAGGGGTGTCAACCTGTTCAAGATGTTTGAGCATATTTTTGATGTATATGGATTTGATCAGAAGTATATAGGTGCATTATTGAAGCTAAATGAAACCACACCGATAGAAAAGGGATCTTTGCAGCAGATCATAATTCCTAAAAATATTGTTGATGATGTCGCAATGTTAGCATCGGTTGGGTATGCTGCGCCGTGGCGAAGTGTTGTGGATGAATCCTGCTGGAAGCAACAAGTAGATAAGATAGACAACAATAAGACAATAGGTCGTCATACGTGCATTGCTTCGATTATAGATAAGTATAGAAGCGGTGAGATTGCTATAGATGATGCATTTCAGGCTCGAATATTAATGAATGCGCGTTATGGCCTTAATCCCAATAGTGGTATTGAATTTAATATGTACGCGGACATTCCGCAGGAAGATCTTGCTGCTTTTGGGGAGCAGGTTAAAAAAGTGGTAGATGCGATATTTGGTACATGGCTTGCCCATCAGATAGGAAGAGAAGGTCAGCTGATGGGTGTGGAGCGTCAAGCATTTCGTTATATTTTAAAAAATTATGGAAAAGGTGATCCGGACAGACAAAAAGTGTTTTTTAATGCATTTAAAGCAGTTCAAGCGAATAAGAAACAGGAAGTTCCCGCAGAGCCGAAAAAAAATGAAGAAGAAGAAAAAGATGATGCAAGTCAGGTGCGGGAAATGGGGCAAGTGGTAGCCCATGTGGCGGCGCAGGTAGCACGAGAAGAAATAGACTCGGAAGTAAGAAAGGGAGTGCAGTATGAGGCTGCGCGCGAAGCATCGCTGTTAGAAGGAGACTCGCCGGCAACTATCTGGCAAGAGTATGCGGCTAGGGGGGATGTAACTCCTGCTCGTAAGGAGTCACTATTTATGGAAGATTGTGCTCGCAATGCGGTACGTAACATGCGTATTCCAAAGAAACATTCTAATGTTATTCGTATTGCAACCTATAACGTTCATTTTTGGACCAACCTTCTTAAGCGAGGAAGCTATAATCAGATTCTGGAAACCATTAAAGCAATAAACGCAGATGTTCTACTACTACAAGAAGTTCGATTATTTGATGAGCAAAAAATTCATCGTGATTTCAGTAGTATGGATTATAAGTACCCGGCATTTATGCCTATGCAACTATTGGGGAATGATCCATTCGGTAATATGATTTTTTCAAAATATCCATTTGTGGGTGAGCCGTTTAAAAAGGTATATGCATCAAATAAAAATGTAGGGGGAGTGCGTAATTTCATTAATGCGATAATACAGCTGCCCGACGGCGATATGCTATCGGTATATGATACGCATTTGGATGTGCACGACGCAACGGGCGTCACGCGCATGCAGCAAGTGCGAGAGCTTGTGGAGCATGCACAGCGGGATAGTAATAACCCGAATGTTTTATTGGCAGGGGATTGGAATGCGGTGAGAGAAAAAGATTATCAGTATGAAGTTGCGGGAAAGTCAGTTTGGCAGATGCAAACGGAACAGTTTTTAAAAAGGGCAGGAGCAAAATTGGGATTAAAGAAAATACCAACAGATGCGCTTGAATATGTTGAAGGTAATGGATTTAACGATTGCTTTACTTTGGCTAATGCTACGGCTCCTTGGTACACCGTTTGGGCCGGAACAGTAGTTGACTTTATTTTTTGTGCCAAGACATGGAATCTGCCTATTGTAGGTAGTTATGTGTATTTTAGCGCAGCAAGTGATCATCTGCCGGTTATCATGGATGTACGCATGGCAAAAACAAAATCTGCAGAACGGGGAAAAGCCGCTCAGGAGGAAAGCGCTGCAGTGGCTGAGCGTAAAGACCAACAGAAGGAACAAGCGATAGAGGGATGA